The stretch of DNA AAATCTGGGCCGGAACGAGCCGATAAGGCCGGAATTTCTCGATATAGGATTGTACAAGAAGGCTTTGCCCGACTGCCGCTGCCGCCTGCCGCCCTTTCAAGGTAACTGGTCTGGCCGGGTATCCGAGCGCCGCAAATCCCGCCGCTACCGCACCTGACGAGACAACTATCACGTCATGTCCAGCCTCTCGCAGCGCGGCTAAAGCTTGGATATGATCATCAAACTTCGTGTTATCGATCTCTCCCCTATCATTCGTTAACGAACTGCTTCCTATTTTTACGACAACCCGTTGTTTACTCATTTCACTATCTCCTACCATGTACCTGATAATATATAATAATAAAAAAAGCCCATCCGTCCTGAATTGATCAGGACGAAAGAGCTTTGCTTCCGCGGTACCACCATCATTGGATGCGCCCAAAAGATGCATCCCCCTTGCTCCCGGTAACGTCGGAAATCACGCCCATGTTTTGCATAGGACTCCGAAGGCAGGTTCTGCAGATTGGCAGTGACGGAATCTTTCAGCTCGTAAATCCCGCTCTCTGACACGCCGTTCGTCCACATACTAGCCCTTCGTCTTCGTTCATTTCAGCAATGCTGCTGGACTATTCTTCATTTTACTACATCATACATCAGATGTTGGAATTGTCAAGAGCCTTCCTTGGTGACACGGATAGAGTTCCTGATGTTCTATAAACAGGGTTTACATAATAAAATTATTCATGCTTTATCTTTCACACGCTCAATATGGATATCTTTCACAATATCATTCATGACCCAGCTCGCGCAGACAAGGCCTGCAACAGATGGAACGTACGCATTGGAGGCAGGCGGCATTTTTGCTTTCCGAATGACGGCATCGGGCTTCCCGACCGTCTCGACGACGTCTTCGCGGACGACGATTGGACTTTCATCCGAAAACACGACAGGGACCCCTTTCCGGATACCGGCCTTCCGCAATCTAAGCCGGATTACTTTGGCGATCGGATCGGTATGGGTCTTGGAAATATCCGCAATCTGGAAACGGGTCGGATCCAATTTATTTGCAGCACCCATACTGGAAATGATTTTCACTCCACGCCCCACACATTGGGTGATGAGGTGAATTTTATAGCTGATCGTGTCGGAAGCGTCGATGACATAGTCCGGCTCATAGCTGAAAAACTCGTCT from Bacillus sp. OxB-1 encodes:
- a CDS encoding tRNA threonylcarbamoyladenosine dehydratase, which encodes MLHQFSRNELAIGTEGVQRMKEKTVAILGVGGVGSFAAEACARSGIGRIILVDKDDVDITNVNRQLVAYLSTIGRSKSEVMKERIADINPGCEVVDLHMFYTEETADEFFSYEPDYVIDASDTISYKIHLITQCVGRGVKIISSMGAANKLDPTRFQIADISKTHTDPIAKVIRLRLRKAGIRKGVPVVFSDESPIVVREDVVETVGKPDAVIRKAKMPPASNAYVPSVAGLVCASWVMNDIVKDIHIERVKDKA